One Capsicum annuum cultivar UCD-10X-F1 chromosome 2, UCD10Xv1.1, whole genome shotgun sequence genomic window carries:
- the LOC124896249 gene encoding secreted RxLR effector protein 161-like, translating to MNQKLTTVKYDTHVGKEDDPELQDVLGYQQLVGKLLYLTITRPDICFSVEVLSQFMQRPKKSHMDVALRVVRYLKGAPGLGIFFKAQEITTMTVYCDSDRAACPNTRRSVTGYVVKLGASLISWKSKKQHTVSRSSAEAEYRSMAAATAEITWLTGLNGAQHHFLTSKLGVLDIFHPPA from the exons ATGAATCAAAAACTCACTACGGTCAAGTATGATACACATGTTGGGAAAGAGGATGATCCAGAGCTACAGGATGTCTTAGGATACCAACAATTAGTTGGTAAATTGCTATATTTGACTATTACTAGGCCTGATATTTGTTTTTCAGTTGAAGTATTGAGTCAATTTATGCAAAGGCCTAAAAAATCTCATATGGATGTTGCGCTAAGAGTAGTAAGATACTTGAAGGGTGCTCCTGGTCTGGGTATTTTCTTCAAGGCACAAGAAATCACTACTATGACTGTATACTGTGACTCTGACCGTGCAGCATGCCCTAACACTAGGAGATCAGTGACAGGTTATGTCGTTAAGTTGGGTGCTTCTCTCATTTCCTGGAAGTCTAAGAAACAACACACAGTCAGTAGGAGTTCTGCAGAAGCAGAATACAGAAGTATGGCAGCGGCAACCGCAGAGATCACTTGGCTTACAG GTCTTAATGGAGCTCAGCATCATTTCCTCACTTCCAAGCTTGGTGTGTTAGATATCTTCCACcctccagcttga
- the LOC107857040 gene encoding WRKY transcription factor 71, protein MGDELRDLYYHQPFQEDSSSSVVQNIHMLDPSFMSYTNEYLYGSSSDYVNNNSLGKPFGFSSSSPSPFSSSKDDMIKQDLHHVDANININNISETPVTPNSSVSNSSSNEAAGDHDDSNKKDKQVKDESLEDGEDASKKENKGKKKGEKKQRPPKFAFMTKSEVDHLEDGYRWRKYGQKAVKNSPYPRSYYRCTSQKCQVKKRVERSYQDPSVVITTYEGQHNHHLPATLRGSVARMLNPSMLAQPSPLMAPQAAAFHQELIMAQMPQLFGHGNAFGSPPMYRQNLTHPLQNHQQMQLPPHHDYGLLQDMVPSMFNLKQEP, encoded by the exons ATGGGTGATGAACTAAGAGATTTGTACTATCACCAGCCATTTCAAGAAGATTCTTCATCATCAGTTGTTCAAAATATACATATGCTTGATCCATCTTTTATGAGCTATACTAATGAGTATTTATATGGATCAAGTAGTGATTATGTTAACAACAATTCACTTGGGAAACCCTTTGGATTTTCATCATCATCTCCATCACCATTTTCTTCAAGTAAAGATGATATGATAAAACAAGATCTTCATCATGTGGATgctaatattaatattaataatattagtgAAACCCCAGTTACACCAAACTCTTCAGTCTCAAATTCTTCTTCTAATGAAGCTGCTGGTGATCATGACGATTCTAACAAGAAAGATAAGCAAGTCAAGGATGAATCCTTAGAAGATGGTGAAGATGCTTCTAAAAAAGA gaataaaggaaaaaagaagggaGAGAAGAAGCAAAGGCCACCAAAATTTGCATTCATGACAAAGAGTGAGGTTGATCATCTTGAAGATGGATATAGATGGAGGAAATATGGACAGAAGGCTGTTAAGAATAGCCCTTATCcaag GAGCTATTACAGGTGCACAAGTCAAAAATGCCAAGTGAAGAAGCGTGTGGAGAGGTCATATCAAGATCCCTCTGTTGTTATCACAACATATGAAGGTCAACACAACCATCATTTGCCAGCTACACTCCGTGGGAGCGTTGCAAGAATGTTGAATCCTTCCATGTTAGCACAACCATCACCATTAATGGCACCACAAGCTGCAGCTTTTCATCAAGAACTCATCATGGCTCAAATGCCTCAACTTTTTGGCCATGGCAATGCTTTTGGAAGCCCCCCTATGTATCGCCAAAATCTAACTCATCCACTTCAGAATCATCAACAGATGCAGCTTCCTCCTCATCATGACTATGGACTTCTCCAAGACATGGTTCCTTCTATGTTTAATCTTAAACAAGAACCATGA